A genome region from Erigeron canadensis isolate Cc75 chromosome 3, C_canadensis_v1, whole genome shotgun sequence includes the following:
- the LOC122594127 gene encoding protein LURP-one-related 10-like: MAQPDVPLILPPVSVIGHEFIAPYPLETKFEKYSKESLVITDINNKIILKVKPCDSSFHRQRLLLDADDRPIVKLREKNMSEHKQWNVYRGESKADADTIFSAKKEHALQSKKICVNVFMANKSNSKGEYDFRVKGNWSKRSCTVYMGDSSTSIAQMNSVQSLETKKVEKDKFTVTISPNVDYVFVVALIAIIDAMKNSDTKEVLAGGVGGGLGEAIGTMIVS, from the exons ATGGCTCAACCAGATGTTCCATTAATCTTACCTCCGGTTTCTGTTATCGGGCATGAGTTTATTGCGCCATACCCACTTGAAACTAAATTcgaaaaatattcaaaagaaagCCTTGTAATCACAGatattaacaacaaaataaTTCTGAAAGTTAAACCATGTGACTCAAGCTTCCATCGTCAGCGGCTGTTGCTAGACGCTGATGACAGACCCATCGTTAAGCTACGAGAAAAG AATATGAGTGAACATAAACAATGGAATGTATATAGGGGTGAAAGTAAAGCCGATGCAGATACGATATTTAGCGCGAAAAAAGAGCACGCATTGCAGTCTAAAAAAATATGTGTAAACGTGTTCATGGCAAACAAAAGTAATAGCAAGGGTGAGTATGATTTCCGGGTCAAAGGAAACTGGTCTAAGAGAAGTTGCACTGTTTATATGGGAGATTCTTCAACATCAATAGCCCAA ATGAACTCAGTGCAATCTTTGGAGACGAAAAAGGTGGAAAAGGACAAGTTCACGGTAACTATTAGTCCGAACGTGGATTATGTATTTGTGGTCGCACTTATCGCCATTATTGATGCTATGAAAAACTCCGATACAAAAGAAGTTTTGGCTGGGGGAGTTGGGGGAGGCCTGGGTGAGGCTATTGGTACCATGATTGTCTCTTAG
- the LOC122594446 gene encoding protein LURP-one-related 10-like, producing the protein MSQPDVPPVLHPVSVIGHEFIAPYPLEIKVEKHSKESLVITDINNKIILKVKPCDSSFHRQRLLLDANDRPIVKLREKNLSEHKRWNIFRGESKANSDMIFSTKKEHTTQTNIVCVNVYMANKINSKGDCDFLVKGNWSKRSCTVYMGDSSTSIAQMNAVQSLEKKKMEKDKFMVTIGPNVDYAFVVALFVILDAMKNSDTKEVVAGEVVGGVGDVLGAIISS; encoded by the exons ATGTCTCAACCAGATGTTCCACCAGTCTTACATCCAGTTTCTGTTATAGGACATGAGTTTATTGCACCATACCCACTTGAAATTAAAGTCGAAAAACATTCCAAGGAAAGCCTTGTAATCACAGACATTAACAACAAAATAATTCTGAAAGTCAAACCATGCGACTCAAGCTTCCATCGTCAGCGGTTATTGCTAGACGCTAATGACAGGCCCATCGTCAAGCTACGGGAAAAG AATTTGAGTGAACATAAACGATGGAACATATTTAGAGGTGAAAGTAAAGCCAATTCAGATATGATATTCAGCACAAAAAAAGAGCACACGACTCAGACTAATATAGTATGCGTAAACGTGTACATGGCAAACAAAATTAATAGCAAGGGTGATTGTGATTTCCTGGTCAAAGGAAACTGGTCTAAGAGAAGTTGCACTGTCTATATGGGAGATTCTTCAACATCAATAGCCCAA ATGAACGCAGTGCAATCGTTGGAGAAGAAAAAGATGGAAAAGGACAAGTTCATGGTAACCATTGGTCCGAATGTGGATTATGCATTTGTGGTCGCACTTTTCGTCATACTTGATGCTATGAAAAACTCTGATACAAAAGAAGTTGTGGCTGGTGAAGTAGTGGGAGGTGTGGGTGATGTTCTTGGTGCCATAATTTCCTCTTAG